DNA sequence from the Malus sylvestris chromosome 10, drMalSylv7.2, whole genome shotgun sequence genome:
gaaaataatatttaataaacaactgattgaatcacattattactagcccattgtgaggctaaacccactccctcccctttagtgtagataatattgtttgttaaaaaataatgatcatttgacaactaatttaatcacattattatccgcgtgcgaaatctcttttttataaccggcattacatgtctcttaagatgttttgaatgtgtttacaaaaagagagaaaataatattcaatgaacaactgattgaatcatattattactagcttattgtgaggtactaattattaaaaaaaaaaattgtacaaaaaaattaattattaaaaaacactattaaaatgatgaaaatacccttgccacatttgatgcattattttgagttgcttttgaagttttttgtttgaggggcatttttgtccaattatTTTTTGTGAAGCCTGTGACACtaaaaaaacattgttcattGAACCCTTGGTTTTATATATAAAGATGTTGTAATGCATTTTCACCCATCATAACTGTTTCTATAAGTTTTAATCTAATGGATGGACCATAATTGATGGAGAATATATATGACTTTATGAAATTGTCATTACAATTATATTAGTAAAttaaagaataatttcatagagtAACATATTGGTTTTACATGACAGAGTCATGTTAACTGTCCAGTTGACTTGTATGATTCCAAGATAGGGGTCATGGctgttataataataaaatgagaTTTATAGGATTAGGATCTctcatcctgcttttttttcccttcatttctttCTCCTCATATTTGAACTGTCACGattaagtcatgtcaacatcttatattataaagagagaaagacaaaatagaaagtgtgagaaGAGGGGAAGGAAGAGGACGGGAATATGACGGGAGAGAATTCTACTCCATTACGTAATGTTTTGCTGTGACATCctacatcgcctaggggagtggatcctctaagccttatatgtatattcttatctctacttagcacgaggccttttgggagctcattggctttggttccatcggaactccgaaattaagcgagttcgcacgagagcaatcctatgatgagtgacccactgggaTGTTCTattgtgagttcccagaaacaaaaccgtgaggacgtggtcggggcccaatgctgacaatattgtgctactgtagagtcgagcccggatgtggtgggggcccgagccGGAATGTGACAGTAGCTATGGTAGCAGCTTGGAGCCCTAACGTAGGTTTCTAACAATTATTAGAGCATCTTCAACAACCTAgccaaatgaattttttttattagtttaacaaaaatacagaaaaatcaAACTTCAAAGTGCTAGCTAAATGACTAACTATATAAGGTAAACTagagagatcaaaattttaaacaaaattcgTGAACCAAATGACGTGGCGGTTGacgattggattattacttaagtgttgattaacatgcttattttatACTGGTGAcacattgtttggtttacaaatttgattaaaaaaatttggtttccAAGAATTCCTTTATTATAAGGCTGGTTTGGAATTgtggtgctttaaaaaaaaaaaaacagcttattaAAAAATCTGGAACATCAAGTGtgtttggtaaaacaaaaaaaaagttctttTTTAAAAAGATGTTGTCAATGACAataaaaaaagtataaaaaaaggCAGAAACAGGGTCTACCATActtctaaaaaaatatatatatatttttttcaatagtTAAATGACTAACTGTATAAGGTAATACTagggaaatcaaaattttaaaccaaattggTGAACCAAATGACGTGGcaattgatgattgaattattacttaagcgttgattaacgtacttattttatattggtgatacattgtttggtttgcaaatttgattaaaaaatttggtttcCAACAATTCCTTTATTATAAGGCTGATTTGGAATTGTAGTGCTTTTAAAAAAAGCAGCTTATTAAAAAATATGGAACATCAAGTGtgtttggtaaaacaaaaaaaaagttctttttaaaaaaaaaaaaagaagttgtcaatgacaataaaaaaaaaggaaaactaatgaaaagggcatgaaaactttgagttttaatgataaggacaaaataaagggtaaagtgaatagtaccaggattgactttttagtgtaaaaatgtggtttttcgttaaagtgaacagtaccaggtgcttttcgttaaagtttcctaaaaaaaaaggtataaaaAAGCATAAATAAGGTCTaccatacttaaaaaaaatgtttttttttcaaagcatagtaaTCAGCACCagttaatgaaattttcaataaCAAGTATACCCtcacatattttacaaaattacaatgatTGTCCCTACATAACTTTTACAATTTTCTTTCCAGTTGCTGTGATTCCATTTCATTCAAATGTTTGATAAATGTTTGCCACAATGCAATCAAAGCAAAAAATTCAGGGTAATTGTCTAATAAGAACCAATGTGAGAAGAAATAATGtggctttttttattttttgggaaattttatttaaacccatctaatctatttctacacccaacttactcttttcacccatttgatttttaactaaattattaatatctctttaaacccaaatttaatacctaatatacccccataaatccaattcaatatgtgaatttatttttacacccatttgatttttagaagCTAAATAGACCTGGGAACTCCTCCTCGGCCACTTTATTTTCTTGTAGAAGCTCATAAGCAGCAGAGGAGGAGAAGACAACATAAAAATACTTACTGCGCAAATACTTAACAGACAATTAATTGCACAGTAAGTATTTTTTTACTGTGCAAATACTTAACATCTTTTGTGATGATATTGTttgataaataaatataatgaaacaAATCATACAATTGTTGTTTTTGAAGAATACGATATGAAAAAGACAACATAAAAATGAGGCAATTTAAAGATAAATGGAGCATGCACCAACTGTAATGTAGTGCAATAAGCAACTCAATGAAGTGGAGTCAACCTCATTAAGAATCGCAAGTGATTTATCTCTCTCATCTGATAAGTTGAGCAATCGAGACTGAAGCTCCCTCGCTTCAGTTGCTAAAATTGCTTTCTCCCCAAAGACTTCTCCAGCATGCTGCACATAAATAACCTCACTTATGATGCACCCTTAATTAAAATTAGCAGAACTCAGAATCCATTAACTTCAAACTTTAATCACATTTCACAAAATACAACCATGTCATTTGCATCTTTTGCATGTGCCAACATCTGTTTAAGCTCCTCCACCTTGACCATGATATCCAAACCTCCCCTAGAAGCTTCCTCTTGAACAATATCCATTGCTTTCTCCTGGACCTCTACTTCTCTCATCATGTTGATGACCGATTCCATGGCTGAAAATAGGATTTTCTGCAACATTGTTAAACGATTAGGAACTCTATCATCGGGGAGGAGAGAAAAAATGGTGCCGCCAAAAACTAACTCCATCACAATGGTGGGTCAGCAAaataacacaaacaaaacattaaGAATACgctttcaactatcaaaacaaGATTTATTATCCCAAAATAATACATAttattggtaaaaaaaaaaaacgaatacATGCTTGTACCGGTGGAGTCCCAGGACTCTGAACCTGCACAGGACTGACAGCCAAAAATGACTGTAGCCAAGTTAGGGAACTCACTAAGAACATCGAGGATAGCTGCATCGGCATCGAAGGGATGTTCAATAGCAATAGCCCTCAGAATACGAAAATCAACCTAACCCGAATCAGAAGAAATAATATGGACGGTCAGTTACAGTCAAAAGTAACCACAATCATTTACGAACCCCAGCCTGTAAAATAAAAGCTTCTCTCTCAGCTCTCATATTTATCTGCAAGGAGGAGGAAAAGAAACCCGAATTTTACAAGAGTCAAAAGTTGATCCAAATCCTGATCTGAGAAAACCCTATTAAGATTTCAACTAAATAGAAACCAGAACAGGAAAAGAGGGTTTAATAAGACTGCTGAAGAACAGAGTGAGATTGTGAATCGTGATcctagatagagagagagagagagtttattgataaatttgagttttattattaatttcattttgtacttaatagtaattatgcaatagggtaaaatacataattaatattcaaaattttaagtttggtgtaaaaagaggttgcatgagtttaaataaaatttcccttattTTTTTGGTCTAAGGTAAAATTTATTACCAACACaacaaatttatacaaaaagaGGTCCAAATACAAGTGAAGCACAAAGCATAATAATGAACCTCCCACACAGCAAAGAAAGCCCAACCCAACACAAGgataagagcaattccaccgggGACCAAATGTCCCAGCCTCCAGTCCAAAAACCAAGCCAGGCCTCTGTCAATCAAGTCCACCCCAACAAACTGACTGGTACCCAGCCCGAGCTGGGCAAGAGCCCAGCCCAAAAGAGACTGAGACAGAAGCCGGGGAAGAAGCCTGGCGCGTGCACTTCACGCAGCCGTTTGGCGAGTGCCCGACAAGCTTTCAGACGCCGGGGCCCGCGTGCAGGCGCTGTCAGTCCCCCCCCCCGAGTTGCGACGTGGCTAcctctctgccgttggatttccaacggctagttttctagaccgttggatttccaacggtaaaaaaattttaaattttacttttaaactaGACCGTcggatcaaagatcaacggtccacgtttttttcacaaaaagtaaattaaaaaaaaaaaaagggcccaacggtcagaaatatgaccgttggccacgtggcaactccctagctcttggatttgaatatttttcaaatccaacggtccagattaattaactatattaaaattcattaaaaattattaaaaaatacagaaaaattattaaaaaatacagaaaattttaaaaaaattacagaaaattttgaaaaatgttaattttttttcctataaatacctaaccctcatcttctacctttacaccacattccaatattttctacactttctatactatctacatttcaatattttctacactttaagagaaaaaaatgtcttcgtggaagctcattgaagatgttacgttgtgtgaatgttgggttcacactactcatgatccgattatgggtaatgagatggataagcgagagatgtggagtaaaattacgaaagcgttTTGTGATGTACATGGAGAAAACGccagaactagtcaaggtcttcaaggtcgttggaaaaaactcaacgcatcatttacttgttggaaaaacgccatctctcatgcttccggtaacctccgtagtgggacaagtttagcggatcaggtgacaatatttttatttatttatatgcattccactcacattaatattttgatttatttaatttcgtatgtaatttttatcttatttcttatgtaatttttatttaatttcttatgtaatttttatttaatttcttatgtcatttttatttaatttcttatgtcatttttatgtaatttatatgcattccacccgtattaatattttgaatttatttatttgtgttacacccgcattttttaacactatgttaTCCCACttttttatagacactacaagctcaagcattctacaattcaaagaacgggaacaaatcattcaatagattggaatgttggcaaattgtcaaagattgccctaaatacaaaattgtggcaactggtccagaagttgtcatgcacggtATGGGTCTACATAGTTCTCCAGAACCAGACATGGCCGAACAAGAAGCCGACACATTTCAAGACACGGAAGGGACGGCTGAACAAGTGCCCGAGACCCAACCGACTCGTCAGTCCCTAAGGCCTCTAGGTAAAAAGGcgtcaaagaaaaaaggtagttcttccaaaaatgactacactaaatatatggaggaacttgctcgccaaggtgaactaAACTTGGCACGagaaaaggctagagatgaggaaaaagttgctgctatggcagcaatattagcagctactgaggcccgtgatgcggcggctgaaagacaaagagaagtagttaatcgagagaacgagctggttagagaagcacttcatcgagaaaatgaattgcttcgagaagaaaggatggctcaagcagatcgtgacactatgagcaagtctctagtaggactgtctccgaattctaaatatttttggacatcggaAAAAAGAGATGCCATGcgtaggaggcgtgcaagagatgcggaaacaagtcaagggggttctagctacacaaatcatggcaaccaagatcctagcaccacatatcctaactcgagagactttatttaatttcttatgtatttttatgtattttctttcttttttctagtagaactttatttaatttcttatgttttttctttttttaggtttgaactttatttaatttcttatgcaattttaatgtaattatttatttaatttcttttgtactttatttaaacacatgaaataagattacataaactcaccaaataaatttaaaaacaaaacacattacatagaattacataaactcaccaaataaacttaaaaacaaaacacactacatagaattacataaactcaccaaataaacttaaaaacaaaacacactacatagaattacttaaacttaaaaaaaatacaatttattcttcaaccacaagcctcATTCTAATTATCTTCGCCTCCATGCAATCCTcactggtgctcaatcaagtcattctggcgggttacgtgccagtatggctcttgcacATTAGTGTACCGCTgaacgatcaattcattgtaacgtccatcacGTTCCAACGGCTCGTGTTGCACTGGATCTTCGGTCCcatcatgagcacaataaatacgtgttcttgagttgttcatcggatctggctcatattcatcgacgacatcataatcatactcatcttcaacaatcatgttatggagaataatacacgtcatcatgatggatcgaagagcctcgacatcaaacattctagctgcagccctgacaatcgcccaacgagcttgcaggataccaaaacaacgctcgacatccttcctacacccttcttgacattttgcaaagtgtttttccttttcagtctgtggatgtggcactgttttgacaaatgttgaccaccttgggtaaatgccatctgcaaggtagtatgatccctcgtattgggtaccattaacccaatatgtgcatctcggcgagtttccttgcagcagttcgtcgaacactggggattgggcaaggacatttaggtcattttgagctcctggaacaccaaaaaaagcatgccaaatccatgtatcaaatgaagccaccgcttccaaaatgatgcTTTTGGCTCCTTTTCTGTCGCCATATGCTCTTTGccacgcacttggacagtttttccaagtccagtgcatgcagtcgatgcttccaatcatgccagggaagcctcgcatctcacccttcctcagaagccttcgcatgtcccttgacgtgggtgtccggaggtactctttggtgtagagggcttcaattgcagagcaaaaccgcatcagggactccagaacagttgtttttcccatcctcgcgatctcatccacttgatctgcagatgctccatatgcaagcattcgcaaggatgccgtaattttttgctcgggaataagacctagaacatgaaaagcatcctctttttgcacaaagtatgaatcatggttgcaaatatcactcatgattttgttgaacaaatgtcgttgcattctaaaacgccgtctaaaaacatgatcagggaatatgctattgggaataaaataatcttccaatagatttttacctcgtttttccctttttctatcgaggtttgcaacacgtcttggtttggctatctgacccacgacttccatgacacggcgggaatgtgaggccttctgccttctatggtgatcatcctcatcctcctccatgaagaaagcctcatctccacctccaccttcctcgagattggccaattctgcctgttgtgccaacaaccttTGTTGTTGCTCTTGCAACTGCTTATACACccttcttgaagaagacattgtaataagaactcaagatttgaaaatgatgaacaaggattcttagctaaaaagaaggattgagcttggtgtgaggatggatgtagggatgtagggtttatatggacaaaaaaagaaaggatgaggttctggacaatgccacgtggcactacgtgattggttgaaaatcttatcgaaatcttggctaaattattgtaaaccggaagtgacacgtggcgtgtcaGGATTGGTCGAGAATATTATcgaaaatctatccacaaaatagtacgttcggataatgacacgtggcatgacgtgattggttgaaaatcttatcgaaatcttggctaaattattgtaccatggaagtgacacgtggcgtgtcgggattggttgaaaataatatcggaaatctattcacaaaatagtacgttcagataatgacacgtggcgtgacgagattggttaaaaatcctatccgaaattaaaactattttatttttttattctttattttaaatgggttaaaaatcttatccgaaataaacttaaaaaaaaaacacaccaaataaatgcgctgggtgccagcgcatttttttaggggtggagatgccttggcctattactgttcactccagtctattactgttcatttgagtggataaatgcgctgggtgctggcgcaaagtccacaggggtggaattgctctaagaGCCCAAAACAGCttaacacaaaacaaaaaacctagCAGCCTACTATCCCCAGCTGTTGTTGGAGCACCTCCAACTCAACACCAGCCAACACCACCAGTAGATGCCGGAGATCAAGCCACTCCAAGccgcaaaataaaaaaagaaaagaaatattcaACATCCACAAGTAACCATAACAAAGATCTAAACCACAAAACAAAGGAAGCCAGTGGTAAATTACATCCCACGGGCAGCGGAGCCGAGAACGGCAGACACAAGGAAAGTGGTGGTGTGGACACCCAACCTGGAGCTCTACACACCCTCCAATAAAGTTGCGAAACACTACGGAAAGAGGTGGTTGCAAATCGGGACAGTTGTGGAATGGAGGGATGAGAAATGGGGCTTTCCGATCTGGGGTTAGGGGCAGTTAAATCAAAGGCAAGGAGGTTTGGGGAACAATGAAAATTGGGTTGAAAAATATGGGGAAAAGCAGGCAGACAAAGATGGAAGGAAAGgaaaatgagaaagaaaagGGACAGTCACCGACCCTTGTCAAAGCGAGGGCCGTCGGCTAATCTACTTGACGGAATTTGAAAGCTCACACAAGCAGTGAGAAAGACTCACAAAACGAAGAGAAAGACTCGCGAGGAGAGAAAAGTTTACTAAGGTTTTTTATGTGACTTTTTAATGCAACCAAATGTAAAACTCAATTCGAGTCCTACTTAACTctttggaatttaaattttagcATTGTGAATCTCAACTTGTGTCTCATTTTGAAGTTCTTTAACAGTGATTACGTCTCCCAAATAGGATTATTGTTGATAAAAGCATCTCTCATGAGGAGATTCAATTTCAAATGCAAatcaggaaaactaatgaaaatgacttgaaaactttgagttttaacgataaagacaaaagaaagagtagagtgaatagtatcaggattgattttttagtgtaaaaatgtggtttagagtgaatagtatcaggattgactttttagtacaaaaatctggtactattcactttactctttattttgtcattatcattaaaactcaaagttttcaagcattttttcattagttttcctaattaaacttaattttccTGCACAAGAAGTGTCAATATACACGAGAAAACAAATATAACcggaaaactaattaattaaaggaaattgtaaatttgtaatacAACAAATACAAACTGAACGTACATAACTAAAAGGAGAATtggacccaaaaaaaaataataataataacaaaaaaggAGAAGAATCCCACAACCACCAGGATCATGAAGCAGAAGGGAGCTGCAACAGATTGTTGTTGTCGAACACGATACGCTGGTGCATGTGTAAGTGTTCCATTGACGACTTGAGCTACAATCCTCTACAACTTATGATTACAAaggcttttatttttttcaaaagcttTCGGTGTATACCGAATAAAACCGAACCTGACCTGAGTTTCATTTGTTTAGCTGCAACAGAGCGTAGTAGTTGTACTAGTGATAACGAGCCCCTGAAATCAAACACCTTCCAATTCCGGTGTCAAAATCTTCAGCTTCATTAGAGTTTGGCTCGGTAGCTTGTTACGTTTGATCCTGCAGAACCATCCTGATTCATGCCCACCCGTCTTTGGATGAAGGCATCACTTTCGAATTTAGTCATGGCATCATCATCTGCCAGGCTAACGTATGCCTCTATTCCGCCAGCATCTTTGGTGTCAGCTAAAACTATTAGGTTCTTATAGGGAGGCGGCGGTACAGCCACCCATGCAGGTCTCCCCCAACCGAAATCAATATCATAGAGAGGAAAACTGCACAGACTACTGTAGGACAACGTAACCACCATTCCTGGTTTGGCAAGCCTTTGAATAAATCGGTTGATGTAACACCCGTGGCCACCCTTTTGTAGCCTTTTCACATGGTCCTTGTCAATCTTGCTTAGTTCTTCTCGTACCTGCTTTACCATGTCATGACAAGATTCTTGATCATCGATtccgctgctgctgctgctactACTGACCAAGGGAGTTGTAaggaaaatttgataaaaatttccaaatgaACAGCGTGGAATTGGTGGATCCGTTCTGGGACGCAGGTTCACAGTATGGACTGCCGCATGAAGTATATTCTCATCAATAGAATGATCATCCTTGCTAGCTTCCGCGAGTCGCCTCCATAGGAAAGCTGATAAGGCTTGAACACGCGATGGACGTTTTTCGCGACCATCTTCCGCTAAGCCTAAGCCTGTATATTTTTCTCTGAGATGCTCTATAGTAGGGGCATTGAATACAAACCTCTTTGTTACTTTATTCTTTGGGATAACACCGAACGTACGATAGCCACTGACATCATCGGCAGGTGGGAAGACTGCGGCGGAAACAAACTCTGGACGCTCTATTTTGGTTTCATTTTCTCCACGGGTTATGGCAGCCCAAGTTTTGGTGAACATGATCATAGATAACCCATCCGCTAACTTGTGGGAAATGCATAGGCCAATGGCATATCCTCCACATTCAAAGATATTGAGCTGGACGCCTAGGGCAAATTCACTATTGTCATGGTCGCGTAGTTCAAACGGGATGAGTT
Encoded proteins:
- the LOC126584469 gene encoding uncharacterized protein LOC126584469; amino-acid sequence: MELVFGGTIFSLLPDDRVPNRLTMLQKILFSAMESVINMMREVEVQEKAMDIVQEEASRGGLDIMVKVEELKQMLAHAKDANDMHAGEVFGEKAILATEARELQSRLLNLSDERDKSLAILNEVDSTSLSCLLHYITVGACSIYL
- the LOC126585270 gene encoding uncharacterized protein LOC126585270; translation: MSSSRRVYKQLQEQQQRLLAQQAELANLEEGGGGDEAFFMEEDEDDHHRRQKASHSRRVMEVVGQIAKPRRVANLDRKREKRGKNLLEDYFIPNSIFPDHVFRRRFRMQRHLFNKIMSDICNHDSYFVQKEDAFHVLGLIPEQKITASLRMLAYGASADQVDEIARMGKTTVLESLMRFCSAIEALYTKEYLRTPTSRDMRRLLRKGEMRGFPGMIGSIDCMHWTWKNCPSAWQRAYGDRKGAKSIILEAVASFDTWIWHAFFGVPGAQNDLNVLAQSPVFDELLQGNSPRCTYWVNGTQYEGSYYLADGIYPRWSTFVKTVPHPQTEKEKHFAKCQEGCRKDVERCFGILQARWAIVRAAARMFDVEALRSIMMTCIILHNMIVEDEYDYDVVDEYEPDPMNNSRTRIYCAHDGTEDPVQHEPLERDGRYNELIVQRYTNVQEPYWHVTRQNDLIEHQ
- the LOC126585272 gene encoding uncharacterized protein LOC126585272, with protein sequence MHGMGLHSSPEPDMAEQEADTFQDTEGTAEQVPETQPTRQSLRPLGKKASKKKGSSSKNDYTKYMEELARQGELNLAREKARDEEKVAAMAAILAATEARDAAAERQREVVNRENELVREALHRENELLREERMAQADRDTMSKSLVGLSPNSKYFWTSEKRDAMRRRRARDAETSQGGSSYTNHGNQDPSTTYPNSRDFI